The following nucleotide sequence is from Candidatus Methanoperedens sp..
GTCATGCGTTTATTGCCTCCAATGCTTATGGGTTATCCCTGGACGATTATTTTGAATTAGGTAGCTATATACATCAAGTGCATCTTCATGATAACTTTGGCATTCTGGAACCTGAAGAAGCAATGTTTGGAGACCGCCACCTTCCTATTGGACTTGGAAAAATAAATTTCAGGGAAGTATTTAAAAACATATTAAAGACAAATGCAAGAAACCTGATTCTGGAGGTTAAAAATTTGGCGAGGGAAGATACGCTGAAAAGCCTTGCACAAATCAGAGAATTTTGCAGTTTGAGGTCTGGATTAATTCCTCCTGCAATATCGCATTCCATTGAACAGACTGTCGCATGCATTCAATAGGCTTAAAATTTACATCTCTGATTTACTGATTTTATATAGCATCTATAGATTCTTGGGAGAAGCTATATATTATTTAATGCCAAAACTCCTGCTGGTGATTAAACAAAATGAATCGATTAAAGACGATACTAATTTTAATGCTGGCAGGTGTGCTGGTAGCTGGATGTGTAAGCCAGCAGCCTGCAGGTACAGTGCAACCGACAACAACCGTGCAGCCCACGGGAGCTCCGGCAACTATAACCTTAAACGGTGCGGGTGCAACATTCCCCTATCCTCTGCTATCCAAATGGAGTTCGGAATATAACAAAATAAATCCAAATATCCAGATCAATTATCAGAGTGTGGGAAGCGGTGCGGGAATACAGCAGATAACTGCAAAAACGGTGGATTTTGGCGCAAGTGATGCGCCTCTCTCGGAGCAGGTATATAAAAATCTTACAGGGATCCTGCAAATACCAGAAACCATAGGCGCCGTGGTCGTAGCGTATAACCTTCCCGGCATACAGAAGGGAATGAATTTGAGCGGGGATGTAATTGCTGATATTTTCCTTGGGAAAATCACAAAATGGAACGACCCGCGGATAGTTTCACTTAATCCTGGT
It contains:
- a CDS encoding TIM barrel protein, producing HAFIASNAYGLSLDDYFELGSYIHQVHLHDNFGILEPEEAMFGDRHLPIGLGKINFREVFKNILKTNARNLILEVKNLAREDTLKSLAQIREFCSLRSGLIPPAISHSIEQTVACIQ